The Choristoneura fumiferana chromosome 10, NRCan_CFum_1, whole genome shotgun sequence genome has a segment encoding these proteins:
- the LOC141431692 gene encoding STE20-related kinase adapter protein alpha-like — translation MLNPDFNDYQLTSIITECCGGGAVVYSALYKPSKQYVAVKRYFVDKSKENANLIQQDILTRKELQHQNILPYLTSFVHGRELYVVSPLMSLGSCRDVLDHYFHEGLPELACAIILRDVLSALQYLHKQLYIHRSIRASHVLLAAGGGARLSGLRSAASLLVRGRRARQLHALPPPDHDNTNLMWLSPELLEQNLKGYDERSDIYSVGVLCCELGNGAVPFAEVPTPLMFTEKVRGSRPQLLDCSTFPEAADDEMKSMYAGDSGVGDGAEASAALRQLYCGRKLSDSFHQLSDLALQRDPEKRPSATQLLGHAFFKQIRKSDHLPSLIGRVKPIKPDPGIVCFQSGRQSARHPAPGAPYYAVGFPRHSLLPDTPLGRQAL, via the exons ATGTTGAACCCAGATTTCAATGATTATCAGTTGACTTCGATTATAACCGAGTGTTGTGGGGGCGGAGCGGTCGTTTATTCCGCCCTTTATAAGCCTAGTAAGCAGTATGTGGCCGTCAAAAGATATTTTGTTGACAAAAGTAAGGAGAATGCCAACCTGATACAG caAGACATCTTAACTCGCAAAGAGCTTCAGCACCAAAACATCCTCCCGTACCTCACGAGCTTTGTGCATGGCCGGGAGCTGTATGTCGTGTCCCCGCTCATGTCCCTCGGCTCGTGCCGTGATGTCCTGGACCACTATTTCCACGAGGGGCTGCCCGAACTGGCCTGTGCCATCATACTGCGCGATGTGCTGTCTGCACTGCAGTATTTACATAAGCAGTTGTATATTCATAG GAGCATCCGGGCGAGCCACGTGTTGCTtgccgcgggcggcggcgcgcgtcTGTCGGGGCTGCGGAGCGCGGCCTCGCTGCtggtgcgcgggcgccgcgcgaGACAGCTGCACGCGCTGCCGCCGCCCGACCACGACAACACCAATCTCATGTGGCTCAGCCCCGAGCTGCTAGAACAG AACCTGAAAGGCTACGACGAACGTTCAGACATCTACTCAGTGGGCGTGCTGTGCTGTGAGCTTGGCAATGGCGCGGTCCCATTCGCGGAGGTACCCACGCCACTGATGTTCACGGAGAAAGTGCGCGGCTCACGCCCCCAGCTGCTCGACTGTTCCACCTTCCCCGAGGCAGCTGATGACGAGATGAAGA GTATGTACGCAGGCGACAGCGGCGTCGGCGACGGCGCCGAGGCGAGCGCAGCGTTGCGCCAGCTGTACTGCGGCCGCAAGCTGTCCGACAGCTTCCATCAGCTCAGCGACCTGGCGCTGCAGAG GGACCCGGAGAAGCGGCCGTCGGCCACGCAGCTGCTGGGGCATGCTTTCTTCAAGCAGATCCGCAAGAGCGACCACCTGCCCAGCCTCATCGGACGTGTCAAACCCATCAAACCCGACCCCGGTATAGTTTG CTTCCAGTCGGGGCGGCAGTCGGCGCGGCACCCGGCGCCGGGCGCGCCGTACTACGCGGTCGGCTTCCCGCGACACTCGCTGCTGCCCGACACGCCGCTCGGACGACAG GCTTTATAG